A single region of the Carassius gibelio isolate Cgi1373 ecotype wild population from Czech Republic chromosome A14, carGib1.2-hapl.c, whole genome shotgun sequence genome encodes:
- the LOC128027746 gene encoding LOW QUALITY PROTEIN: protocadherin gamma-A2-like (The sequence of the model RefSeq protein was modified relative to this genomic sequence to represent the inferred CDS: inserted 1 base in 1 codon) translates to MLVLCFYAQRGASSTRFSSWLMQPLVLLFFVLSVARGQVRYSIPEEMTKGSLVGNIVQDLGLDVKRLKSGRARIFTEDSREYIGLNVDKGTLVVKERIDREELCAQVSPCSLHFQIILENPMELHRIDVEILDINDNAPVFTRKEIQFQISESATPGAKFSLDKAQDSDVGLNTLQKYTLYPTDHFSLKEQMGNDGLKYAEMILQKTLDRENQEEHKLTLTAFDGGSPQKSGTIKISVLVSDANDNAPVFSLPVYSVSLLENSPKGTDVVSVTATDKDKGTNAELTYSFSQTSGKALELFNIDSQSGDITVNGDLDFERSKHFQLNVEAADTGGLTDSSKVIIELIDVNDNAPMISLISFSNPIPEDAAPETVIAMLNVKDMDSGRNGQVKCSIAPNLPFKIQSSTSNFYSVTTDQLLDREKNSEYNITITAIDEGSPSFSTNKTLTLKISDVNDNAPVFQRQSYTAYVMENNSPGVSILSVKAHDKDSGNNARISYFLEDILVNGVSASTFISVNAESGEILAVRSFDYEQTKEFIIRVKAQDGGNPPLSSNVSVKIMIQDQNDNAPQVLYPVQSGASVVAEIVPRSADVGYLVTKVVAVDVDSGQNAWLSYKLQKATDRALFEVGLQNGEIRTVRQVTDKDAVKQRLTVVVEDNGQPSRSATVNVNVAVADSFPEVLSEFTDFTHDKDYNDNLTFYLVLALAVVSFLFIVSIIAILSVKCYRWRRERMFYKSGANLPVIPYYPPLYADVGGXRNFTARVQL, encoded by the exons ATGTTGGTTCTTTGTTTTTACGCCCAAAGAGGCGCATCTTCGACGCGGTTTTCATCATGGCTGATGCAGCCTCTCGTGCTGCTCTTCTTTGTCCTGTCCGTTGCGCGCGGTCAGGTCCGTTATTCTATTCCAGAAGAGATGACAAAGGGCTCGCTGGTGGGAAATATCGTTCAGGATCTCGGTTTGGATGTTAAGAGGCTGAAATCTGGTCGAGCGCGGATCTTTACGGAGGACAGTCGTGAGTACATCGGTCTGAATGTGGATAAAGGGACTCTGGTAGTGAAAGAGAGGATAGATAGAGAGGAGCTGTGCGCCCAAGTGTCTCCctgctccttacattttcagatcATTCTAGAAAACCCAATGGAGCTGCATAGAATTGATGTagaaatattagatattaatgATAATGCCCCTGTTTTCACACGCAAAGAAATACAGTTTCAAATAAGTGAATCAGCTACACCAGGAGCCAAATTTTCTTTAGATAAGGCTCAAGATTCTGATGTTGGATTAAATACCCTTCAGAAATATACACTGTATCCGACTGATCATTTTTCTCTGAAAGAACAGATGGGAAATGATGGATTGAAATATGCTGAAATGATTCTACAAAAAACACTAGACAGAGAAAATCAAGAGGAGCATAAATTAACATTGACTGCGTTTGATGGCGGCAGTCCTCAGAAATCAGGAACTATTAAAATAAGTGTTCTTGTAAGCGACGCAAATGACAATGCTCCAGTGTTTAGTCTCCCTGTGTACAGTGTTTCCTTACTGGAGAATTCACCAAAGGGCACTGATGTCGTGAGCGTGACTGCAACTGATAAAGACAAAGGAACGAATGCTGAACTGACATATTCGTTTTCACAAACTTCAGGAAAGGCTTTAGAGCTTTTCAATATAGATTCCCAAAGTGGTGACATTACTGTTAACGGTGACCTGGATTTCGAGAGGTcaaaacattttcagttaaatgttGAAGCAGCTGATACAGGTGGCTTGACCGATTCCAGTAAAGTTATTATCGAATTAATTGACGTTAATGACAATGCACCAATGATAAGCTTGATTTCATTTTCTAACCCTATACCCGAGGACGCAGCGCCGGAGACTGTGATAGCGATGCTGAATGTCAAAGATATGGATTCGGGGAGAAACGGACAGGTTAAATGTTCTATTGCTCCCAATTTGCCATTCAAAATACAGTCATCCACTTCAAATTTTTATAGTGTGACAACCGATCAATTATTAGATCgtgaaaaaaattctgaatataatattacaataacagCTATTGATGAAGGCTCACCTTCTTTCTCTACTAATAAAACACTGACTCTGAAAATATCTGATGTTAATGACAACGCCCCTGTGTTTCAGCGTCAGTCATACACCGCATATGTGATGGAAAATAATTCACCTGGAGTCTCTATTTTATCTGTTAAAGCGCATGACAAAGACTCTGGCAATAACGCGCGTATTTCATATTTTCTAGAAGATATTCTTGTGAATGGCGTCTCTGCATCGACGTTTATTTCAGTGAATGCAGAGAGCGGAGAGATTCTTGCTGTTCGTTCGTTTGATTATGAGCAAACAAAAGAATTTATCATTCGCGTAAAAGCGCAGGATGGAGGAAATCCTCCTCTCAGCAGCAACGTGAGCGTGAAAATAATGATTCAGGACCAGAATGACAACGCGCCTCAGGTTCTGTATCCGGTCCAGTCTGGCGCTTCTGTGGTGGCTGAAATAGTGCCTCGTTCGGCAGATGTGGGTTATCTGGTGACTAAAGTGGTGGCTGTTGATGTGGACTCTGGACAGAATGCCTGGCTCTCATATAAACTGCAGAAAGCCACAGACAGGGCTCTGTTTGAAGTGGGtttacagaatggagaaataagaACTGTTCGCCAAGTGACAGATAAAGATGCTGTGAAACAAAGACTCACTGTTGTAGTGGAGGACAACGGACAGCCCTCTCGATCAGCTACAGTCAATGTTAACGTGGCGGTGGCGGACAGCTTCCCTGAAGTGCTCTCAGAGTTCACCGACTTTACGCACGACAAGGACTACAACGACAATCTGACTTTCTATCTAGTCTTGGCCTTGGCTGTAGTTTCGTTTCTCTTTATCGTGTCTATTATCGCCATACTGTCAGTCAAATGCTACAGATGGAGACGCGAGCGGATGTTTTACAAATCAGGAGCGAATCTTCCAGTTATTCCGTATTATCCGCCTCTTTACGCAGACGTAGGGG ACAGGAACTTTACAGCACGTGTACAATTATGA
- the LOC128027149 gene encoding protocadherin gamma-A5-like: protein MENNSPGVSVLSVKAHDKDSGNNARISYFLEDILVNGVSASTFISVNAESGEILAVRSFDYEQTKEFIIRVKAQDGGSPPLSSNVSVKIMIQDQNDNAPQVLYPVQSGASVVAEIVPRSADVGYLVTKVVAVDVDSGQNAWLSYKLQKATDRALFEVGLQNGEIRTVRQVTDKDAVKQRLTVVVEDNGQPSRSATVNVNVAVADSFPEVLSEFTDFTHDKDYNDNLTFYLVLALAVVSFLFIVSIIAILSVKCYRWRRERMFYKSGANLPVIPYYPPLYADVGGTGTLQHVY, encoded by the exons ATGGAAAATAATTCACCCGGAGTCTCTGTTTTATCTGTTAAAGCGCATGACAAAGACTCTGGCAACAACGCGCGTATTTCATATTTTCTAGAAGATATTCTTGTAAATGGTGTCTCTGCATCGACGTTTATTTCAGTGAATGCAGAGAGCGGAGAGATTCTTGCTGTTCGTTCGTTTGATTATGAGCAAACAAAAGAATTTATCATTCGCGTAAAAGCGCAGGACGGAGGCTCTCCTCCTCTCAGCAGCAACGTGAGCGTGAAAATAATGATTCAGGACCAGAATGACAACGCGCCTCAG GTTCTGTATCCGGTCCAGTCTGGCGCTTCTGTGGTGGCTGAAATAGTGCCTCGTTCGGCAGATGTGGGTTATCTGGTGACTAAAGTGGTGGCTGTTGATGTGGACTCTGGACAGAATGCCTGGCTCTCATATAAACTGCAGAAAGCCACAGACAGGGCGCTGTTTGAAGTGGGcttacagaatggagaaataagaACTGTTCGCCAAGTGACAGATAAAGATGCTGTGAAACAAAGACTCACTGTTGTAGTGGAGGACAACGGACAGCCCTCTCGATCAGCTACAGTCAATGTTAACGTGGCGGTGGCGGACAGCTTCCCTGAAGTGCTCTCGGAGTTCACTGACTTCACGCACGACAAGGACTACAACGACAATCTGACTTTCTATCTGGTCTTGGCCTTGGCTGTAGTTTCGTTTCTCTTTATCGTGTCTATCATCGCCATACTGTCAGTCAAATGCTACAGATGGAGACGCGAGCGGATGTTTTACAAATCAGGAGCGAATCTTCCAGTTATTCCGTATTATCCGCCTCTTTACGCAGACGTAGGTGGCACAGGAACTTTACAGCACGTGTAC